The proteins below come from a single Fastidiosipila sanguinis genomic window:
- a CDS encoding carbohydrate ABC transporter permease, whose product MARADIKTNTNSKKVKNSNPNRPEIFDVVLAVICLFVLVVTLVPFLNVLAISFNDPIDTMRNVNMLFPRVFTVRNYVHLFSENNLMTPFITSVSRTVIGTGLSLLATSMFSYVLSRKDFVFRKGFNIFAVITMYVSGGLIPSYLLIVRGLNLGGNFWVYIIPGLISVWNVILIRSYINSSIPYSLQEAARVDGAGDFYIWFRIIFPLSTPVLATVALFIAVGQWNSFMDTYLYAKNLPTLQYILYEITQKAQMKIDPHSQEAAEQLKNAVSPLSLRMAVTIVATVPILVVYPFLQKYFVGGLTLGAVKN is encoded by the coding sequence ATGGCACGAGCAGATATAAAAACAAATACTAATAGTAAAAAAGTTAAAAATAGTAATCCAAATAGACCAGAGATTTTTGATGTAGTTTTGGCAGTAATTTGTCTATTCGTCCTTGTAGTAACATTGGTACCATTTTTGAATGTTTTAGCTATATCATTTAATGATCCAATTGATACAATGCGTAACGTTAATATGCTCTTCCCAAGAGTATTTACCGTTAGGAACTATGTGCATTTGTTTAGTGAAAATAACTTAATGACACCATTTATTACTTCTGTAAGTAGAACGGTTATAGGTACAGGACTAAGCTTATTGGCAACTTCAATGTTCTCATATGTATTAAGTCGAAAAGATTTTGTCTTTAGAAAAGGATTCAATATATTCGCTGTTATAACAATGTATGTTAGTGGTGGATTGATCCCAAGTTATCTTTTAATTGTTAGAGGATTAAATTTAGGCGGAAATTTCTGGGTTTATATTATCCCAGGTTTGATCTCAGTCTGGAATGTTATATTAATTAGATCATATATAAATTCTAGTATACCTTACTCATTACAAGAGGCAGCTAGAGTTGACGGAGCGGGTGACTTCTATATTTGGTTTAGAATTATTTTCCCATTGTCTACTCCGGTATTAGCAACAGTTGCTCTCTTTATAGCAGTAGGTCAATGGAATAGCTTTATGGATACATATTTGTATGCCAAGAACTTACCAACTCTCCAGTATATTCTTTATGAAATTACACAAAAGGCTCAAATGAAAATTGATCCACACTCACAAGAAGCAGCTGAACAACTTAAGAACGCAGTTTCACCATTGTCATTAAGAATGGCAGTAACAATTGTGGCAACTGTTCCAATTCTAGTTGTTTACCCATTCTTACAAAAATACTTTGTCGGTGGATTAACACTCGGAGCAGTTAAGAATTAA
- a CDS encoding ABC transporter permease yields the protein MGTVSQEDAKNKPKRSGFRKTLHKMGQQKVLLLMSVPFIIWLFVFCYVPLMGWVMAFFKVKPATFSLPLNEWEFVGFDNFKKAFNDRMFLPTLRNTLAVSLLGLVFQTIFSVGLAVIIHEIRFNKLKKFTQTISYLPHFVSWVIIASIAKNFLNDGGVLDTMFNNELHLMSENSPRIWFVITFINIWKECGWDTIIYLSAMAGIDRGLYEAAMIDGANRFQRIRYITLPGILPTLSVILIMAVGGTLNVSMERQMLLSNPLIQDHTMVISWFSYLRGIGNNNYGLGTAIGIAQSLVSVILLTLANWSVKRMGQEGVI from the coding sequence TTGGGTACTGTTAGTCAAGAAGATGCTAAAAATAAACCTAAACGTTCAGGTTTTAGAAAGACATTACATAAAATGGGTCAGCAAAAAGTATTATTGCTTATGTCTGTTCCATTTATTATTTGGTTATTTGTTTTTTGTTATGTCCCTTTAATGGGTTGGGTTATGGCTTTCTTTAAAGTCAAGCCGGCTACATTCTCTTTGCCACTTAACGAATGGGAATTTGTTGGTTTTGATAATTTTAAAAAAGCATTTAATGATAGGATGTTTCTCCCAACTCTCAGAAATACCTTGGCTGTTAGTTTGCTAGGTTTAGTTTTCCAGACAATTTTTTCAGTTGGTTTGGCAGTAATCATTCATGAAATTAGATTTAATAAATTAAAGAAATTTACTCAAACAATTTCTTATTTACCACACTTCGTTTCCTGGGTTATTATCGCAAGTATTGCTAAAAACTTTTTGAATGATGGTGGTGTATTAGACACTATGTTTAATAATGAATTGCATTTAATGTCCGAAAATTCACCAAGAATATGGTTTGTTATAACCTTTATTAATATTTGGAAAGAATGTGGTTGGGATACAATTATTTATCTTTCAGCCATGGCAGGTATAGATAGGGGTCTTTATGAAGCTGCTATGATAGATGGTGCTAATAGATTCCAAAGAATTAGATATATTACTCTACCAGGAATATTACCAACATTATCAGTAATTTTAATTATGGCAGTTGGTGGTACATTGAACGTAAGTATGGAACGTCAAATGCTCTTAAGTAACCCATTAATCCAAGATCACACAATGGTTATTTCTTGGTTCTCATATCTAAGAGGTATAGGGAATAATAATTATGGACTAGGAACAGCTATTGGTATAGCTCAATCTTTAGTTAGTGTTATTCTCTTGACTCTTGCAAACTGGTCAGTTAAACGTATGGGACAGGAAGGAGTAATTTAA
- the yicI gene encoding alpha-xylosidase has translation MRFQNGQWLQKEGVKYFSGKHIWETKIEKSVVAGEEIEELVFLTPSTRINHNGDTLGGVVLEIRVSIPAEEVIRLRAIHYRGEINHGPNFELNLNNKKGIDYDETENEFSVSSGSLTFKINKNDASISFCRDGEILATSKGDDLAYVKTDWQGDYYNDHKPGTNFFRSQFGIDIDETFYGFGEKFTPFVKNGQTVEIWNEDGGTSTDQSYKSIPFYLSSKGYGLLVNNSDKVEFEIATENVSKIALSVPGEELDYFFFNGPDLKDIVKRYTDMTGKPALPPQWSFGLWLSTSFTTKYDEETVMHFIDGMIEREIPLSVFHFDTSWMKEFHWTSFVWDKNKFPEPEKMIKKIHDKNIKTCVWINPYVGQASEIFDEGVKNGYFLKRENGDVWQWDMWQPGMAIVDFTNPEAVEWYKSGLRKLLDMGIDSFKTDFGERIPTDVVYHNGANPKKMHNYYTYLFNKTVFELLEEVKGKNEAVLFARSATVGGQQFPVHWGGDCWSNYPSMAESLRGGLSLTASGFGFWSHDIGGFEDKSTADVYKRWAAFGLLSTHSRLHGSTSYRVPWNYDDEAVDVVRYFTKLKMKLMPYIYSQAVKTHNTGVPMTRAMIFDYLDDKNVRYLDKQYLFGDSIIVAPVFNEEGISSVYLPAGKWTHFITGEELDIEDGKWINTKEDYFSLPIWVKENSIIPIRKTENDEVNKDFTSEFADDLAFEIFNININQKVEVYDNNELLSVLNLELSEDGTEAKVSFEGKTAPVYIKDKIYNENAEEKEFTIKL, from the coding sequence ATGAGATTTCAAAATGGACAGTGGCTTCAAAAAGAAGGTGTTAAATATTTCTCAGGTAAACATATTTGGGAAACAAAAATTGAAAAATCTGTAGTAGCAGGAGAGGAAATAGAAGAGCTAGTTTTCCTAACTCCAAGTACAAGAATTAACCATAATGGAGATACTCTTGGTGGTGTTGTTCTGGAGATTAGAGTTAGTATACCTGCCGAAGAAGTTATTAGATTGAGAGCAATTCATTATAGAGGTGAAATTAACCATGGTCCTAATTTTGAGTTGAACTTAAATAATAAAAAAGGTATTGATTATGATGAAACTGAAAATGAGTTTAGTGTAAGCAGTGGTAGTTTAACATTTAAAATTAATAAAAATGATGCAAGTATTAGTTTTTGCCGAGATGGTGAAATTCTTGCTACCTCAAAAGGTGATGATCTTGCTTACGTAAAAACTGATTGGCAAGGAGACTACTATAATGATCACAAACCTGGAACAAACTTCTTCCGTAGTCAATTTGGTATAGATATTGATGAGACATTTTATGGATTTGGTGAGAAGTTTACTCCTTTCGTAAAAAATGGACAAACTGTAGAAATTTGGAATGAAGATGGCGGTACAAGTACAGACCAAAGTTATAAGTCAATACCATTCTATCTTTCATCTAAGGGTTATGGACTTCTTGTAAATAACTCTGATAAAGTTGAGTTCGAGATCGCAACCGAGAATGTTTCTAAGATAGCATTATCAGTTCCTGGAGAAGAATTAGATTACTTCTTCTTTAACGGACCAGATCTCAAAGATATTGTTAAGAGATATACAGATATGACAGGTAAACCTGCATTACCACCACAATGGTCATTTGGACTTTGGTTATCTACATCTTTTACTACAAAGTATGATGAAGAAACAGTAATGCATTTTATTGATGGAATGATTGAGAGAGAGATTCCATTGTCAGTTTTCCATTTTGATACAAGTTGGATGAAAGAATTCCATTGGACAAGTTTCGTTTGGGATAAAAATAAGTTCCCAGAACCAGAAAAAATGATAAAGAAAATTCATGATAAAAATATTAAAACTTGTGTTTGGATTAATCCTTATGTTGGTCAGGCGTCTGAAATTTTTGATGAAGGTGTCAAAAATGGTTATTTCTTGAAGCGAGAGAATGGTGATGTATGGCAATGGGATATGTGGCAACCGGGTATGGCCATAGTCGACTTTACTAATCCAGAAGCAGTTGAGTGGTATAAATCTGGACTAAGGAAATTATTAGACATGGGAATCGATTCTTTCAAGACAGACTTTGGTGAAAGAATTCCTACTGATGTTGTATATCACAATGGTGCAAATCCTAAAAAAATGCATAACTACTATACATATTTGTTTAATAAGACTGTATTTGAACTTTTAGAGGAAGTTAAAGGTAAGAATGAAGCAGTATTATTTGCAAGATCAGCAACAGTCGGAGGGCAACAATTCCCAGTTCACTGGGGAGGAGACTGTTGGTCAAATTATCCTTCAATGGCAGAGAGTTTAAGAGGTGGTTTATCCTTAACTGCAAGTGGATTTGGATTCTGGAGTCATGATATTGGAGGTTTCGAAGATAAATCTACAGCAGATGTATATAAGAGATGGGCAGCGTTTGGACTACTATCGACACATAGTAGGCTGCATGGATCTACTTCATATAGAGTTCCTTGGAATTATGATGATGAAGCTGTTGATGTAGTAAGGTATTTCACTAAATTAAAGATGAAATTAATGCCATATATTTATAGTCAAGCAGTTAAGACACATAATACTGGTGTGCCAATGACTAGAGCTATGATATTTGATTATTTAGATGATAAGAATGTGCGCTACCTTGACAAGCAATATTTATTTGGTGATTCAATTATAGTTGCTCCTGTATTTAATGAAGAAGGAATTTCAAGTGTATATCTACCAGCAGGTAAATGGACTCATTTTATTACAGGTGAAGAACTAGATATAGAAGATGGTAAATGGATTAATACAAAAGAAGATTACTTTAGTTTGCCAATTTGGGTTAAAGAAAACAGCATAATCCCAATCAGAAAAACTGAGAATGATGAGGTTAATAAAGACTTTACCAGTGAGTTTGCTGATGATTTAGCATTTGAGATATTCAATATTAATATAAACCAAAAGGTTGAAGTTTATGATAACAATGAGTTATTGAGTGTTTTAAATCTAGAATTATCAGAAGATGGTACTGAAGCTAAGGTGAGTTTCGAGGGTAAAACAGCTCCCGTTTATATAAAAGATAAAATTTATAATGAAAATGCTGAAGAGAAAGAATTTACTATAAAACTATAA
- a CDS encoding response regulator transcription factor gives MYKYIIVDDEPLIREGVQLLLDWEKLGFELVGTARNGEGGLNLIENHQVDLALIDIRMPKMNGIELIERIRSLNKDCHIIIISAHSEFSYAQQAIKYNVDAYVLVPIDEKVLEKEVIQIKKELDNERIKKQKDLDNSKHRLSEFYKQSMLNIAIEDDELSAELTDNFNSLGREANVLLIKDTLTNPGEDRDEFFNIFAENSPNESGFGLKNDDIYIHIIFDKPDWKILEELGEYRSRLSDKVIELPIALGHKIYRWEDLRYSYEVAKYLLSRSFLFNTSYIPSFKDIIAENTSQKSIDLDDVREYVFFGDKEDIFNLVQIIKNQALSSFPEETEIKYYLLELYIELVKNINFAVDLTQTKNDYLQTKKFEDLLNIFTSDLLKLRSQVQHSEEMSGQLNNSAVSRAIFIIKTNYNSYINLDEVAGKLNYNANYFGRLFKQETGKSFSKYLDDVRLEKSLVYLKQSNNKIYEVARKVGFYNPDSYSSKFKKKYGVSPKDYKF, from the coding sequence ATGTATAAATATATTATTGTTGATGATGAACCCCTCATACGAGAAGGTGTTCAATTACTTTTAGATTGGGAAAAGTTGGGATTTGAGTTAGTGGGAACTGCTAGGAACGGAGAAGGTGGTTTAAACTTGATTGAAAACCATCAAGTAGATTTAGCTCTCATAGATATTCGCATGCCTAAAATGAATGGAATTGAATTAATTGAGAGGATAAGATCTTTAAATAAAGATTGTCACATTATCATTATTTCAGCGCACTCTGAATTTTCCTATGCTCAACAGGCTATAAAATACAATGTTGATGCATATGTGCTAGTACCAATAGACGAGAAAGTTCTAGAAAAAGAAGTAATCCAGATCAAAAAAGAGCTTGATAATGAGCGTATAAAAAAACAAAAAGATCTGGATAATAGCAAACATCGTTTGAGTGAGTTTTACAAACAATCCATGTTGAATATTGCTATTGAAGATGATGAATTATCTGCCGAATTGACAGACAACTTTAATAGTTTGGGTAGGGAAGCAAATGTTCTCTTAATAAAAGATACCTTAACTAATCCAGGTGAAGACAGAGACGAATTTTTCAATATTTTTGCAGAAAATAGTCCAAATGAATCAGGGTTTGGCTTAAAAAATGATGATATTTATATTCATATAATTTTTGATAAACCTGATTGGAAAATATTGGAAGAGTTAGGAGAGTATAGAAGCCGCTTGTCAGATAAGGTAATCGAGTTGCCGATTGCATTAGGCCACAAAATATATAGATGGGAAGATTTGCGCTATTCATATGAAGTTGCTAAATATTTATTAAGTCGAAGTTTTCTTTTTAACACTTCTTATATACCATCATTTAAAGATATTATTGCCGAAAATACTTCTCAGAAAAGTATTGACTTAGATGATGTGCGGGAATATGTATTTTTTGGTGACAAAGAGGATATATTTAATCTGGTTCAAATAATAAAAAATCAAGCATTGAGTAGTTTCCCCGAAGAAACTGAAATTAAATATTATTTGCTTGAACTATATATTGAACTAGTAAAAAATATAAATTTTGCTGTTGATCTAACTCAAACCAAAAATGATTACCTGCAAACAAAAAAATTTGAAGATCTTTTAAATATTTTTACATCTGATTTGCTAAAATTAAGAAGTCAAGTTCAACATTCTGAAGAAATGTCAGGACAATTAAATAATAGTGCTGTTAGTAGGGCGATATTTATTATTAAAACAAACTATAATTCATATATAAATTTGGATGAAGTAGCAGGAAAATTAAATTACAATGCTAACTATTTTGGCCGATTATTTAAACAAGAAACAGGAAAAAGTTTCTCAAAATATTTAGATGATGTTAGACTGGAAAAAAGTTTAGTTTATTTGAAACAATCGAATAATAAGATTTATGAAGTTGCTAGAAAAGTTGGTTTTTATAATCCTGATTCTTACAGTAGTAAATTCAAGAAAAAGTATGGTGTGTCTCCAAAAGACTATAAATTTTAA
- a CDS encoding extracellular solute-binding protein, translated as MKKIKSLKKLLASSLAIVLSLGLVACNQSGGDSKKTDGTKDQSTDSSESNTDEIYEVDWYNADGTADDWTDPIALKLTEKTGVKLNTTVPISQSDESVALMIAEQNYPDMLLAKGDTGALIEAGALIDLAPLIEEHAPNIKKMYGDQLDRLRFSKDDPAIYELTSAAAGPNTPLDTSGSALMQFQVLEANDYKIPEDLAEFEKMIKDFLAENPKTPEGENYIGLSISVADWQWLITLGNPAGFIAEAHQDNGQWIVDENNKAYYKFLSPKIKEYMRWLNRMYQEGILDPQFATKTHEDYVAKIASGRVLALTDQFWDFQDATNILEVDKKYSQTYAPLPLNMEKGQKNATLLYPGINGYGISISKTAEDPVKLIKFLDYIASDEGQVLVQWGIEGEYWEYDENGKRVVTEKHKEMAETDPDYGKKTGIGRHNYPFPAQPNTYLDETGNPVIMSSKEKFIEDYNEAEKAAVKAWGVETIPEIFPQPDEFEIPDYPPLWTLNLPTDVTAIVNQLDEVAWADLVAMILDSPDNFDANYDAMLKKFEQIGVEEAGEMVSEILADKIAAAQAGN; from the coding sequence ATGAAAAAAATTAAAAGTTTGAAAAAACTATTAGCTAGTTCATTAGCAATTGTATTATCCCTAGGGTTGGTAGCATGTAATCAATCTGGTGGTGATAGTAAAAAAACTGATGGAACAAAAGATCAATCTACAGATTCAAGTGAGAGTAATACTGATGAAATATATGAAGTAGATTGGTATAACGCAGATGGTACAGCAGATGACTGGACTGATCCAATAGCACTAAAACTTACTGAAAAGACTGGTGTTAAATTAAATACTACAGTTCCAATCAGTCAAAGTGATGAGTCTGTAGCTCTGATGATTGCAGAACAAAATTATCCAGATATGTTATTAGCAAAAGGTGATACAGGTGCTCTTATTGAAGCAGGTGCTTTGATTGACTTAGCTCCATTAATCGAAGAACATGCACCTAATATTAAAAAAATGTATGGTGATCAGCTTGATAGACTTAGATTCTCTAAAGATGATCCAGCTATATACGAGCTCACATCTGCAGCAGCAGGCCCTAATACTCCATTAGATACTTCAGGATCAGCATTAATGCAATTCCAAGTCTTGGAAGCTAATGATTATAAGATCCCTGAAGATTTAGCAGAGTTTGAAAAAATGATTAAGGACTTCCTAGCAGAAAATCCAAAAACACCAGAAGGTGAAAATTATATAGGTTTATCTATTTCAGTAGCTGACTGGCAATGGTTAATTACTTTAGGTAATCCAGCAGGATTCATTGCAGAAGCTCACCAAGATAATGGTCAATGGATAGTCGATGAGAATAATAAAGCATATTATAAATTCTTATCACCTAAGATTAAAGAATATATGAGATGGCTAAATAGAATGTACCAAGAAGGAATCTTGGATCCACAGTTTGCTACTAAAACACATGAGGACTACGTTGCAAAAATAGCATCAGGTAGAGTCTTAGCACTAACAGATCAATTCTGGGATTTCCAAGATGCTACAAATATTCTGGAAGTTGATAAGAAGTATTCTCAAACATATGCTCCATTACCACTTAATATGGAAAAAGGTCAAAAGAATGCAACACTTCTATACCCTGGTATAAATGGTTATGGTATATCCATTTCAAAAACAGCAGAAGATCCAGTTAAACTTATTAAATTCCTTGATTATATTGCTTCAGATGAAGGACAAGTATTAGTTCAATGGGGTATTGAAGGCGAATATTGGGAATATGACGAGAATGGAAAACGTGTTGTTACAGAAAAACACAAAGAGATGGCAGAAACAGATCCAGATTATGGTAAGAAAACAGGTATAGGAAGACATAACTACCCATTCCCAGCTCAACCAAATACATATTTAGATGAAACTGGAAACCCAGTTATTATGTCAAGTAAAGAAAAATTCATAGAAGATTATAATGAGGCAGAGAAAGCAGCTGTAAAAGCTTGGGGAGTTGAAACAATTCCTGAAATATTCCCACAACCTGATGAGTTTGAAATTCCTGATTATCCACCACTATGGACCTTGAATTTACCTACCGATGTAACAGCAATTGTTAATCAGTTAGATGAAGTCGCCTGGGCAGACTTAGTAGCAATGATACTAGACTCACCAGATAATTTCGATGCTAATTATGACGCCATGTTAAAGAAATTTGAGCAAATAGGAGTAGAAGAAGCTGGCGAAATGGTTTCAGAGATTCTTGCAGATAAAATTGCAGCTGCTCAAGCAGGTAATTAA
- a CDS encoding sensor histidine kinase, protein MKLTNKIFLMCLLACSIPLILFSLYLIRDTREYAIDTAQKNDISQLDSFDRQTTDLLYKLNDISKNFALDEDLGQIALKNYDKYIDQARDFLAYDNDKRIRVLNSKYVSSIEFYLENQSLVSNSLFNVIDEEIKKQQWYDEIYQSKYPINLSIIPKDNYTKTSLSLTRRINFSGKSMLVVSMEIVEDRLDEIFRSTDSNVYLFRDGKFLLYTNNNDLKLKQKNELISVLNDIDNDSQKFSDTININEEKFLLSKSRLNLPRNMSPIDIVIVSPYNHILRGINSQTYNFYKMLFFIVVFSLAIISYLTIQIDRQFKDFKNRVEKIAIGKTLEPSTSMVDLNTKNEWGKLYYYLEGIILRMQNMNYDIQNSMVKAEKFQTQKIEAEAKMLRMQINPHFLYNTLESIRMLALKNEQKEIEEIVKNLSKLMHYALASGRTDVTLQEALNANDYYLSIQKIRYQDRFTFNVEINSGLENCLLDPFILQPIIENAMTYAIEELEENGHISVKAYELNDDLVIRIKDNGPGIKPEILYKLNEDLDKSTEDGRHIGLKNVHQRIKYRYGEKYGLKILSETGVGTEVYILIPKRFEEEK, encoded by the coding sequence GATTGATACTGCACAAAAAAATGACATTAGTCAGCTTGATAGTTTTGATAGACAAACAACAGACCTGTTATATAAATTAAATGATATATCTAAGAATTTTGCTCTAGATGAAGATCTAGGGCAAATTGCACTTAAGAATTATGATAAATATATTGATCAAGCTAGAGATTTCTTGGCTTATGATAATGATAAAAGAATAAGGGTACTAAATTCCAAATATGTATCAAGTATTGAGTTTTATTTGGAAAATCAGAGTTTGGTCAGTAATTCACTTTTTAATGTGATAGATGAAGAAATAAAAAAACAACAATGGTATGATGAAATTTATCAATCTAAGTATCCTATAAATTTATCAATCATTCCCAAAGATAATTATACTAAAACTTCATTAAGTCTTACTCGAAGAATAAATTTCTCAGGGAAGTCTATGTTAGTTGTTTCTATGGAAATAGTTGAAGACAGATTAGATGAAATATTTAGAAGTACCGATTCTAATGTTTACCTTTTTAGGGATGGAAAATTTCTTCTTTATACAAATAATAATGATTTAAAATTAAAGCAAAAAAATGAATTAATCTCAGTATTAAATGACATTGATAATGATTCTCAAAAGTTTTCTGACACAATAAATATCAATGAGGAAAAATTTCTCCTAAGTAAGTCAAGATTGAACTTGCCAAGAAATATGAGTCCTATTGATATAGTGATAGTATCTCCTTATAACCATATACTTAGAGGTATTAATAGCCAAACATATAATTTCTATAAAATGCTTTTCTTTATTGTTGTATTTTCTTTAGCAATAATTTCATATTTAACCATACAAATTGATAGACAATTCAAAGATTTTAAAAATAGAGTTGAAAAAATTGCTATTGGTAAAACATTAGAGCCTAGCACAAGTATGGTTGATCTAAATACAAAAAACGAATGGGGAAAATTATATTACTATTTGGAAGGCATTATTTTAAGAATGCAAAATATGAATTATGATATACAAAACTCAATGGTAAAAGCAGAGAAATTTCAAACTCAAAAAATAGAAGCAGAAGCAAAAATGTTGAGAATGCAGATAAATCCACATTTTCTATACAACACATTAGAAAGTATTAGGATGCTGGCATTGAAAAACGAGCAAAAAGAAATAGAAGAGATTGTCAAAAATTTATCCAAGCTAATGCACTATGCTTTGGCATCAGGAAGAACTGATGTTACTTTGCAAGAAGCTCTTAATGCCAATGATTATTATTTATCAATACAAAAAATAAGATATCAAGATAGATTTACATTTAATGTAGAAATTAATAGTGGATTAGAAAATTGTCTTTTAGATCCTTTTATCCTTCAACCAATAATTGAAAATGCGATGACCTATGCTATAGAAGAACTAGAAGAAAATGGACATATATCTGTCAAAGCTTACGAACTTAATGATGATTTAGTGATTAGAATTAAAGATAATGGTCCAGGTATAAAACCGGAAATATTGTACAAATTAAATGAAGATCTTGATAAGTCTACAGAGGACGGTAGACATATAGGATTAAAAAATGTCCATCAACGTATTAAATATAGATATGGTGAAAAATATGGTTTGAAAATTTTGAGTGAAACAGGTGTAGGAACAGAAGTCTATATTTTAATACCTAAAAGATTTGAGGAAGAAAAATAA